In Gossypium hirsutum isolate 1008001.06 chromosome D06, Gossypium_hirsutum_v2.1, whole genome shotgun sequence, one genomic interval encodes:
- the LOC107917054 gene encoding ABSCISIC ACID-INSENSITIVE 5-like protein 3 — protein sequence MGDRFMMSPNRSEGQHFPPLASQISSLYNLTFDEVQSQLGKIGKPLNDMNLDELLRSLIAVEEGGLVQNPSSFSSSSSSAASFFLGNINLNGTLSKKTVDEVWKEIVNNGGGNVNAMDNRFVQHQLTLGETTLEDFLVRAGVINGGIQDGVIHPQQFMAIDPMAVVSQQADWLQFQMAAVQQQHHHHQQQQMTMMDSNFNVPESVYENQVVDVGYHENQLAITMPMPAMSATSSDSQPTAARKHRYSDVMEKTIERRQKRMIKNRESAARSRARKQAYTNQLELEVDQLKKMNSWLKRQKEVEMVLSANTNDTVPKYQLRRTSSASF from the exons ATGGGAGATAGATTCATGATGTCTCCTAATAGATCTGAGGGGCAACATTTTCCCCCTTTGGCTTCACAAATTAGTTCTTTATATAACCTCACTTTTGATGAGGTTCAAAGCCAACTGGGGAAGATAGGGAAGCCATTGAATGATATGAATTTGGATGAGTTGTTGAGGAGTTTGATAGCTGTTGAAGAAGGAGGATTGGTTCAAAACCcatcttcattttcttcttcctcatcATCTGCTGCTTCTTTCTTTCTTGGGAACATCAATTTAAATGGCACATTGAGTAAGAAAACCGTTGATGAGGTTTGGAAGGAAATAGTTAATAACGGCGGTGGCAATGTCAATGCGATGGACAACCGATTCGTTCAACACCAACTGACGCTCGGCGAGACGACGCTCGAGGATTTCCTTGTTCGTGCCGGTGTGATCAATGGTGGGATCCAGGATGGTGTCATTCATCCGCAACAGTTCATGGCAATCGACCCGATGGCCGTGGTTTCTCAACAGGCTGATTGGCTCCAGTTCCAAATGGCTGCCGTTCAGCAACAACACCATCACCATCAGCAGCAACAAATGACAATGATGGATTCGAATTTCAATGTTCCGGAGTCAGTTTATGAGAACCAAGTTGTAGATGTTGGGTACCATGAGAACCAACTGGCTATTACAATGCCAATGCCTGCAATGTCAGCAACATCATCCGATTCTCAACCAACTGCTGCCAGGAAACACAGATATTCAGATGTGATGGAGAAGACTATTGAGAGAAGGCAAAAGAGGATGATCAAGAACCGAGAATCCGCAGCACGGTCCCGGGCAAGGAAGCAG GCTTATACCAATCAATTGGAGCTTGAAGTAgatcaattaaagaaaatgaatagCTGGCTCAAAAGGCAAAAG GAAGTGGAGATGGTGTTGTCGGCGAATACAAATGATACAGTGCCAAAGTACCAGCTGCGGCGTACCAGTTCTGCTTCATTTTAG
- the LOC107916564 gene encoding transcription factor TGA7, whose product MSSLSAELTRRMAMYEQFHQINKWGDTFNGEDSPKTGSSTVLQVDVRLENKAEYISSEKTEPSRSDQGTNKPTDKIQRRLAQNREAARKSRLRKKAYVQQLESSRLKLAQLEQELERARQQGLYISSASTGYFGLSAAANAGITAFEMEYGNWVEEQNKKICELRSALQAHITDIELRILVENSLNHYCNLFHIKADAAKADIFYLISGIWRTTAERFFHWIGGFRPSELLNVVMSQIEPLTDQQQLEVYNLQQSSQQAEDALSQGIDRLQQNLAESVATDLSSGNYRAQLAAAIDKLQALEGFVKQADHLRQQTLQQMARILTTRQAARGLLALGEYFHRLRALSSLWSARPREPA is encoded by the exons ATGAGCTCTCTGTCAGCCGAACTTACGAGAAGGATGGCAATGTATGAGCAATTCCACCAGATAAACAAGTGGGGAGACACCTTCAACGGTGAAGACAGTCCAAAAACGGGATCATCGACAGTTTTACAAGTGGATGTTAGGCTAGAAAACAAG GCCGAATATATATCTTCCGAGAAAACCGAACCTTCCAGAAGTGATCAAGGAACAAATAAGCCAACAGATAAG ATACAGAGACGTCTGGCACAAAATCGTGAAGCTGCTCGCAAAAGTCGTCTGCGGAAAAAG GCCTATGTTCAACAATTAGAATCGAGTCGTTTGAAACTAGCTCAATTGGAGCAAGAGCTCGAAAGAGCTAGGCAGCAG GGGTTATACATAAGCAGTGCATCTACTGGTTATTTTGGACTGTCTGCAGCCGCAAATGCTG GTATTACTGCTTTTGAGATGGAATATGGGAACTGGGTTGAAGAGCAAAATAAAAAGATTTGTGAACTTAGAAGTGCTCTCCAAGCACACATTACTGATATAGAGCTCCGCATTCTGGTAGAAAATAGCTTGAACCACTATTGCAATTTGTTCCACATTAAAGCCGATGCTGCAAAGGCAGACATCTTCTATTTGATCTCAGGCATTTGGAGAACTACAGCCGAGCGTTTTTTCCACTGGATTGGAGGATTCCGTCCATCAGAACTCTTGAAT GTTGTCATGTCACAAATTGAGCCTTTGACCGATCAACAACAGTTGGAGGTTTATAACCTTCAACAATCTTCTCAACAAGCTGAAGATGCTCTTTCTCAGGGAATAGATAGACTTCAGCAGAACTTAGCTGAGAGTGTAGCAACAGATTTGAGTTCAGGAAACTACAGAGCTCAACTAGCTGCTGCAATAGATAAATTGCAAGCCCTAGAGGGCTTTGTGAAGCAG GCTGATCACCTTCGCCAGCAGACTTTGCAACAGATGGCTCGAATCTTAACAACCCGTCAAGCAGCTCGAGGTTTACTTGCTTTGGGGGAATACTTCCATCGTTTACGTGCTCTCAGTTCACTTTGGTCTGCACGTCCACGCGAACCTGCCTAA
- the LOC107917614 gene encoding RHOMBOID-like protein 8, with protein sequence MEGEASVNKLHTQIEIKPQGQEPPPPYSSVVDNSEMDIQPEGKLPFFKSRYRQRASDTWLISLLVILHLVAFITTTLFNYFSTGSVFFQPLSENPLLGPSASTLDKVGALRRAFLVQNHLNWRFFVCPWLHAGIIHFAINISCMIFIGIHLERDYGPLRIGVIYLLSAFFGSLVCSLFVRNNPVVTSSGALFGLLGTMLSGLIRNWKVYSSKGAALAALITVLATNFLLGLLPYIDNFANIGAFISGLLLGFVLLLTPQIRQMSKNKAGLFECGVKHSKSTIKLKQKLALDRPILRSISLILFVILLSGCLVALFLGIDINHYCGWCRFIDCIPYKRWSCNDGPNTCEIMKNNSEMTLTCLYNGNTRVFPFTNISQARINDLCAMIC encoded by the exons ATGGAAGGGGAAGCCTCAGTCAATAAGCTCCATACCCAGATCGAAATCAAGCCCCAAGGCCAAGAACCGCCGCCCCCATACTCCTCCGTCGTCGACAATTCCGAAATGGACATCCAGCCTGAAGGAAAGCTTCCTTTCTTCAAGTCCCGCTACCGGCAGAGGGCATCGGACACATGGCTCATCTCTCTGTTGGTCATCCTTCATCTCGTGGCTTTTATAACCACCACTCTCTTCAACTATTTCTCGACGGGCAGTGTCTTCTTTCAGCCTCTCTCTGAGAATCCCCTGCTTGGTCCCTCTGCTTCCAC GCTAGATAAAGTTGGGGCACTGCGAAGGGCATTTTTGGTTCAGAACCACCTAAATTGGCGTTTCTTCGTATGCCCCTGGTTACATGCTGGGATCATACACTTTGCCATCAATATCAGCTGTATGATCTTTATTGGAATCCATTTAGAGAGAGACTATGGACCTT TGAGGATTGGGGTAATCTACCTACTTTCGGCATTCTTTGGTAGCTTGGTATGTTCACTTTTTGTTCGAAATAACCCTGTAGTTACTTCCTCTGGTGCTTTGTTCGGATTACTTGGAACGATGCTTTCTGGGCTTATTCGTAACTGGAAAGTTTACTCAAGCAAG GGTGCAGCTTTGGCAGCACTTATAACAGTTCTGGCGACGAATTTCCTCCTTGGATTGCTACCATACATCGACAATTTTGCAAATATTGGTGCCTTTATATCCGGACTTCTACTCGGGTTTGTGCTTTTGCTCACCCCTCAGATTAGGCAAATGTCTAAAAACAAAGCAGGGCTGTTTGAATGCGGTGTCAAACATTCCAAGAGTACCATTAAACTGAAGCAGAAACTGGCACTAGACAGGCCGATTCTGAGGAGCATTTCTCTTATACTGTTTGTTATTCT GCTTTCTGGATGTCTTGTAGCATTATTCCTAGGCATTGATATAAACCATTATTGCGGATGGTGTAGATTCATTGACTGTATCCCTTACAAAAGGTGGAGCTGCAATGATGGACCAAATACATGTgag ATCATGAAGAATAACTCAGAGATGACATTGACCTGTTTGTATAATGGCAACACCAGGGTCTTCCCTTTCACCAACATTTCACAGGCAAGGATAAATGACTTGTGCGCTATGATCTGCTGA